The Gordonia iterans DNA window TGCCGGCCAGCGCCGACAGGATCCGGGCTTCCCGAGCCACGTCATGCGCCGAGGCCAGCAGCGTTCCGAGCGGCGGTCTGCGTAGCACCCACCGATCACCGGCGCGGTCGGTGAGCAGGTACGTGAGATTCGACTGACCGGTGCCGATCCGCTGCGCCGCCAGCTCTCCGTCCGGCTCGATGCCTATCCGCGCCAACCACTTTCGGAGTCCGCTGATGTCGACACCGGGAATCTCGGCAGGCGCAGGCGTGCGTGCGTGGTTCTCATCCATCCGAGGCCTTTCAGTACCGCGCGCTCAGTGCGTCGTCGGACACGCCGGCGACCGCTTCGGGGACGGCTGCGGCGTCCCGATAGGGGCGGAGTTCACGGCGCGCGATGGCCCTCTTGTGGACCTCGTCGGGCCCGTCGGCCAGCCGGAGCGTCCGGATGTGCGCGTAGGCCATGGCCAACGGGAAATCGTCGGTGACGCCCGCGCCGCCGTGCACCTGAATCGCCCGGTCGATGATCTTGAGCGCCACGTTCGGCGCCGCCACCTTGATGGCTGCGATCTCGGTCGCCGCCGCCTTGTTGCCGACCGTGTCCATCATGTGCGCGGCCTTGAGCGTCAGCAGCCGAACCATCTCGATGTCGATCCGCGCCTCGGCGATCCAATCCTGGATGTTGGCCCGGTCGGCCAGCGGTGCACCGAAGGTGACCCGCCGCGTGGCGCGCGCGCACAACAACTCGAGTGCGCGTTCGGCCATCCCGATGGTGCGCATGCAGTGATGAATCCGGCCCGGCCCGAGACGCGCCTGGGCGATGGCGAACCCTTCACCCTCGCCCTTCAGAACATCGCTCGCCGGAACCCGCACATTCTCGAAGACCAGTTCGCCGTGGCTCTCGCGGTCGACGTACCCGAAGACCGGGAGGTTCCGCACGATCGTCAGGCCCGGAGCATCCGTCGGCACCACCATCATCGACTGCTGGCGGTGCGTCGGAGCGGACGGATCTGTCTTGCCCATCACGATCAGCACCCTGCAGTCCGGACGAACCGCGTTGGAGGCGAACCACTTCCGCCCGTTGAGCACGTACTCGTCGCCGTCCCGCTCCATGCGCAGTTCCACGTTGGTGGCGTCAGAGCTGGCCACCGCGGGCTCGGTCATCGCGAACGCCGACGCGATCTCGCCGTCGAGCAGGGGACGCAGGTAGCGATCCTTGTGCTCGTCGTTGCCGAACAGCGTCAGGACTTCCATGTTCCCGGTGTCGGGAGCGTTGCAGTTGAACACCTCCGGCGCCCACACCACCCGTCCCATGATCTCGGCGAGGTGCGCGTACTCCAGATTGGTCAGACCGGGACCCCAGTCGGGGTGCGGGTGAAAGAGATTCCAGAGGCCGGCGGCCTTGGCCTCCTTCTTGAGGTCCAGCAGAATCTGCGGGCTGGCGTGCGGGTCCGCGGACTCCCGCATCTGCTGCTCGTACACCGACTCGTTGGGATAGATCCGCGTCTCCATGAAGTCGAGCAGACGCCGTCGGTACTCTTCGGCGCGGTCGGACGGTTCGAACAGGGCGTTGGTCATTGTCTCTCCTGACGGATCTTCTGGGTGTCGGTCGACTGCGCTACTCGCCACGACCGGACTCGGCGAGTCCCTGGTGGAGCCGGCGCATGCCGCGCAGCCAGCGGTCGTAGTCACTGCCCTTGTGGCGGTACATCGTCAGCACCTCCGGGTGCGGGAGGATCAAGAACCGCTCGTCGGCGATTCCCGCCATCACGTCGTCGGCGACCTGTTCGGGCGTGAGGACCTCACCGGCCGATTCCACCGCACGCTGCATGAGTTGCGCGGACGAGTCGTCGTCGATGTCGCCGGGCCGCAACAGCCGCGTGTCCACGCCCATCGGGCATAGACAACTCACGCGAATCCCCTGGTCGCCGTAGGTGACCGCCAGCCACTCCGCGAAGCCCACCGCCGCGTGCTTGGTGACCGAATAGGTGGCCGAGCCGAGTTGGGTGAGCAGTCCGGCCGCCGACGCAGTCGAAACGAAGTAGCCCTCGCCGCGCGAGATCCACTCCGGGACCAGCCGTCGCGCGGCCCGGACATGGGCGAGCACGTTGACGTCGAGGGCCGCGCTCCACTGCTCGTCCGTCGCCTCGAGTCCCGGGCCACCGGCGATACCGGCGTTCGCGAAGTAGAGGGATACCGCGCCGAACCGTTCCTCGGCCAGCGCGACTGCGGCGTCGATGTGCGCGGCGGAGGACGCGTCTCCGCTCAGCGCCGCGACGGCGCCGGGCGTGCGTCGATCGAGGCCGGCGGCGACCTCTTCGACGGCATCGGCATCGATGTCGGTCACGACCACGCGCACGCCGCGTTCCACCAGCGCTCCGGCGATCGCCGCCCCGATGCCGGCACCGCCTCCGGTGACGACGGCCACCCGCCCAGCTACGTCCACCGTTATGCCCTCCTGGTCTCCACCCGGGAGCGTCGCGACCACCGAGTTGAACATGGTTTCATGTTCGACTGTAACAGAAGTCACCGCCGATCGCAGGGATCACGGAACACCGGCGGCGGACCACGGCCGGATGCCGCACCCGACTCCGGCACGGAGGCTACGCTGAGAAGTCGGCCGCTCCCCAGCACTCCGGAGGTGCACGGTGCCATACCTGGGCATCCTCGTCCTGCTCGTCTGGATCGTCGCCCTGATCGATCTGATCACCGCCGACGAACACCGGATACGGCACCTCCCCAAGCTGGTCTGGCTGCTGATCGTGCTCCTGTTGCCCCTGGTCGGCTCGATCATCTGGTTCGCAGCGGGCCGCCCCGAGCGCGCAACTGCCGCCGCCCCGCCCCGGCCGACCGGCATGCCCGAGTACGAGCGCCCCGAATACCGCGAAGCCCTCGCCCGGCGCGACGACGAGGAGGTCCGCCGGAAGGTCCGCGAACGCGCCGAAGAACAGCGCCGCCGGGCGCGTGAGGCCGAGGGGAGACGCTCGGCCGACGACCCCGACTGAGTCCGCCCACCGGTGCTGCGATCAGGCACGAGACTTGACCACTATCCGAACATATGTTCGTATGGCTGCATGCGGTGGGCGGGTCAATCGGCGGATGCCGACGACGGCGGACTGCCCGGCCTGGATCGGGCCGGCCTGGTCCGCACCGTGCAGACCCCCGAGTTCGCGGGGATCACGTTCCACGAGGTCCTGGCCAAGAGCGCGCTGAACAAGCTGCCCGACGGCGCTCAACTGCCGTTCAAGTACACGGTCAACACCATGCGCGGCTGCAGCCACGCCTGCCGCTACTGCTTCGCCCGGCCCACGCACGAGTACTTGGACTTGAACCCCGCGGACGACTTCGACTCGCAGCTCGTGGTGAAGCTCAACGTCGCCGCGGTGCTCCGCAAGGAACTGCGGCGCAAGTCGTGGCAGCGCGAGACCGTGGCCCTCGGTACCAACACCGATCCGTATCAGCGCGCCGAGGGCCGGTACCGGCTGATGCCCGGCGTCATCCGAGCACTCGCCGAATCGGGCACCGGGATGTCGATCTTGACCAAGGGCACGCTGCTGCGGCGGGACCTGCCGTTGCTGCGAGCGGCCCGGCACGCGGTCGACGTGCAGGTCGGCATCTCGTTGGCCATGCTCGACGACGACCTCCGCAAGCAACTCGATCCGGGGGCGCCGTCGCCGCGCGCCCGGCTCGACCTGATCGCCGCGCTGGCCGATGCGGGGTTCACACCGCACGTGATGGTCGCGCCGGTGATCCCCTATCTGACCGATGACGCATCACAGCTCGACGATCTCCTCGCTGCGCTCGCCGACGCCGGGGCGTCGCGGGTCACCGCGTTCCCGCTGCATCTCCGCGGGTCGACGCGCGGAGTGTTCCTGGAATGGCTCGGCCAGACGCATCCGGCTCTGCTCCGCCGCTATCGCAGCCTGTACGGCCGCGGCGGCTACGTCCGGCCGGAGTATTCGGCGCGGCTGCGCGAGAAGATGACCCCGCTCGTCGCCCGCCACGGCCTGGCTCGCCCGGCACCCGCGGACACCGCAGCTGCGGCGCCTGCCGCCGACAGCACACCCCGGGAGCCCGCCCTCACTCTGTTCTGACCGATCCTCTGATCGCTCCTTCGTTCGATGACGTCCATCGCACCCATTCGCGGTACTTCACCGGCGCGAGCGTCGTCGAGGAACTGTCCACCCGCTGACAGCTCGCCGCATCCGCGGGCATCATGGCGGGCATGGATCTCCGCATCTTCACCGAACCGCAGCAGGGCGCCACGTACGACGATCTCCTGCGCATCGCCCGCGCCACCGAAGACCTCGGCTTCGACGCCTTCTTCCGCTCCGACCACTATCTCGCGATGAACACCGACGGGCTGCCAGGCCCGACCGATGCCTGGCTGACCCTCGCCGCGCTGGCGGTGCAGACCGAGCGCATCCGGCTGGGCACACTGGTCACGTCGGCGACCTTCCGCCACCCCGGCCAGCTCGCCATTCAAGTGGCGCAGACCGACCAGATGAGCGGCGGCCGCGTCGAGCTCGGGCTCGGCGCCGGCTGGTTCGCCGAAGAGCACGCCGCATACGGGATCCCGTTCCCCGTGGTCGGCGAGCGCTTCACCCGGCTCGAGGAGACGTTCGACATCGTCACCGGCCTGTGGGACCTTCCGGAGGGGGAGACCTTCGACTACGCCGGGGAGTGCCTGCGCGTCGAGAATTCGCCGGGCCTGCCGAAGCCGGCTCAGCGTCCGCGTCCGCCGATCATCGTCGGCGGCACCGGACCCAGGCGCACTCCCGCGCTGGCCGCGAAGTACGCAAGCGAGTTCAACGTTCCGTTCGTGGACACCGGGAAGGCCGCCGAGATGTACGAGCGCGTCGGCGACGCCTGCGAAGCGGCGGGGCGACGGCGCGACGACCTGGTCTATTCGGCCGCACTGGTGCTGTGCGTGGGGCGTACCCAGGAGGAGTTCGTACGACGTGCCGCCGCGATCGGGCGCGAACCGGACGAGCTGCGCGAGAACGGGGTGGCCGGGACCGTCGACGAGGCGGTGGCCGCGATCGAGCGATTCCGGTCCACCGGGGCGAGCCGGATCTATCTCCAGGTCCTCGACCTGTCCGACGTCGACCACCTGGAACTGGTGGCTTCGCAGGTCGCTCCGCAACTCGCCTGACCGGATCCACCCGCCGTCGGGCCGCGCCGTCCGACGTCGGTCAGCAGGGTGGGTCGTAGGGTACGCCGGGGAGATAGGTGTCCCACTCGGCCCTGCTGATGTGATCGCCGGGGCGGGCACACACCTCGTCGACCAGGTCCTTGGGATCCAGCTGCCACGCGACGACGGTTCCCGCCTGGCCCGCGGCCAGGATCTGGTCGTCGCTCACGAACCGGACGTCGAACACCGTGCCGGGGTAGGAGCGCAGCACCACGTCCTCGCGCGCGCCGTCGTCGTCGATCGTCCAGACCCAGATCTCCGAGTTCGCGCCACCGGCGACGACTCGCTTGCCGTCCGGCGAGAACGTGGCGCTGTACAGCTGCCCGGCGGGTCCGGACATCTCCGCGATCTGCCGGGGCTTCTCCGGGTCGCTGACGTCGACCACCACCGCGGTCTTGTCCTCGGACGTGGCCACCAGACGGTTGCCCTCGGCGTCGAACCGCACCGCCAGCGCTGAGCCGCCGAAGGCCACGGGATCCGGGTAGGCGCGGGGCTTGGCGGGATCGCTCATGTCGAGCAGGCGTACCTGACCGGTGTTGGTGGCCACCGCGACCCGCCGTCCGTCGGGGCTCAGCGACGCCCACCACACACCCGCCCCGGGGTCGTAGGTCGCGATCTTCTTCGGTGCGGCCGGATCGGACGCATCGAAGATGGTCAGCACCCGCTGGTCGGTTCCGCCGGTCACCGCGATCCCGGTCTTCGGGCTGTAGTCGACCGTCTCGTTCAGTCCTGGGTGCCCGTCGACCGAGCCGACGATCCGGGGCTCCGCCGGATCAGAGAAGTCGGCGAAGTAGACCGTGCCCGACACCGACCCCAGCGTCGCGGTGGCGCCGTCGGCCGACTGCACCACCGAACCGGCGAACACCACTCCCGGCGGGGGCGGCAGATCCGGCCCCGCCCGTTCGGGCCCGTCCGGACCGATCCGCCACTGCGTGATCCGGCCGTCCAACTCGGTGTCGGCGGCCAGCAGTCGGCCGGAGGAGCTCTCGAACGGAATCTGGAACACCGTCTTGTTGCCGACCGTGAACCGATCCGTGGCCGGCGGCCAATCCTGCACCCGGCCGTCGTCGCTCGCGACGACGACATTCTGGCCCGCCAGCGCCACCGCCGACGAGTTCGCGGCCGTGGGAAGGGCGCGCGGCGCCGCGGCCGGGTCGTTCAACTGGTGCACCAGCACGCTGTTGTCGGCGCCGGCGCTCACCAGGGTGGCTCCGTCGTCGGACAGCGCCAGGGCACTCACATAACTGGTGTGGCCGTCCAGTCGGCGTTCGACACGCGGTGCCGCCGGATCGGCGACGTCGAGCACGTCGACCGTTCGGCTGCGCAGCGCCGCATACACCTTCTTGCCGTCGGGGCTGTAGGCCAGCCCCTGCGCCAGCTGATTGCCACGCCAGCCCAGGTCCAGCTCCGCCGTGTGCTGCAGCCGGTCGCCGTCGACCGTCCAGAAGTCGAGTCGCTGGTTGGCGGTGCTGCTCGCCAGCGCCCGGCTGTCCGGCGAGAACGCCACCGCACCCGCCACATCACCGGTGTCGCCGTCGATCGTCACCGGTCGGCCTCCGTCGCCGGCCAGCCGCCAGACCTGCAGACCCGCCCCGAGTTCGGCGGCGGCGAGGTAGCTCCCGTCGGGGCTGATCGCGAGGGCGTTCGCGTCGCCCCGCACGTCGGGCAGCGAGCCCTTCTTGACCGGTGCGGCCGCATCGGCGATGTTCCACACGTCGATCCGGCCGCGCCCGCCGAGATAGAGCGTCTCGCCGTCCGGTGCCACCGCGACACCCCCGAGGTGCGGGTCGGCGGGGTCGACGGCGGAGAAGTCACCGATCTGCTCGTCGATACCGTGCTCGCCCAACCGGAAGAGCCGGACCTGTCCGCTGCCGCTCGCGGCGGCCAGCAACGATCCGGAGCGCGCGAGCAGCAGCGAGCCGCCGGCCCCGGGGAAGCGGTCCGGAACACCGCGGGCCATCGTGTCGATCAGGGTCGAGCGCGCCTCCACGGTCGGAGCCTGCCGGTAGGCGACCATCGCGAGCTGACCGGCGAGGAAGGGATCACGATCGACCATCTGGTTCGCCTGGATGGCCAGCTGCCGGCTCAGCGTCTCGTTGCGAGAGCGTTCCGCTTCGTTGCGTTGATCCACCGCACTCTGGCCGGCGACCACCGCCACCACCGCGGCGATCACGGCCACCAGCCCGAAGATCGCCGCCGACCAGGCGAACCTCCGAAGCTTCCGGGCCCGGCCGCGCTCAACGGCCTCGTTCGCCGCAGCACGCGCGTAGCCGGCCTCCAGGAACTCGCGCTGCGAACGGTCGACGACCGCTTCGTCGCCGTCGTCGAGGAGCGGCCGGAACATCTCCAGCCGCGCTCCGCCCGGCAGCAGGTCGTCGGGGCGGCCGTCGGCCTCCCACAGTTCACTCAGCCCGCGCAGCCGGCGCTGCAGCAGCAACCGCTCGCGGTCGGCATCGATCCACCCGGTCAGCCGCGGCCACGCCGACAGCAACGCCTCGTGGGTCACTTGGACCTGCGAAGCGGTGAGCGTGAACAGTCGCGCGTCGGCGAAGGCTTCGACCACACGGTGCGCCGGTTCTCCACTGAGCTCGGCGGTGCACAGCGGTCGCCGGGTCACGGCGTCCTCGTCGACGTTCACCATCGCCAGGAGCAGTTCGCGGGCGATCTCCTGCTCCTCGGCGGGCAGGTCGTCGTACACCTCCTCGGCGGTCTGCTCCACGGCGCCGCCGATCCGGCCGGTCTTCACGTAGTCGGCCACGGTGAGCCGGCGTCCGTCGGACTGCTCCCACGTCGCACGGAGCGCGTGCGAGAGCAGTGGAAGCACTCCGGCGTCGACCCGGCCGCCCGTACCCGGCGCCGCGAGGTCCTCGAGCAGGAGGGTCACCAGGTCGTCGTCGACGACGGCCCCCGCCCCCTCCGCCGGCTTCACGATCACCTCGCGCAGCTGTGCCTCGGTCATCCGCGGGACCACCACCTGCGCCTGGCCGAACGCCTCGGCCAGCCCCGGCACCTCGGCGGCCGACGCGTAGAAGTCAGCCCGCAGCGCGATCACCGGCACCAGGGCCCGTCCCGCCAACGCCTCGGAGAGCTTCGTGAAGAAGGCGGCGCGGACCGGCGGCTCGGTCTGAGTCCAGAGTTCTTCGAACTGATCGACGACGAGGAGCGCCGGGCCCGCGGCGTCGCCGAGCGACTCCAGCGCCGACTCGAGTGCGGGTCCCGGCCGGTCCCCGGGAACCATCAGCGCCGACGGCATCCCGGACAGCGCGGCCCCGTCCCGGGTCTGCGCGACCAGACCGGCCCGAACGAGAGACGACTTCCCCGCGCCTGACGCACCGACGACCACCACGGCGCCGTGCAGCCCCGAAGCGGGCGACTCCGGACCGGACTGCCCGTCGTCGGGCACCGGGAGTCCCGCAGCGCGCAGGCGAACGAGCGTGACCATGCGTTCGATCACCTCGTCCCGGCCGAAGAAGCGATCGCCGTCGCCCTCGGTGAACGATTCGAAACCGCGGTAGGGCGACGGAACCGGAGGCCGGCGGCGGCCCCGGCGCTTCGAGGTCCGCTCGACTGCCGACCACCACGCCTCCCGCTCGTCGGGTTCGGCGACCCCGCACACCGCCAGCACTCGCTCGAACATCTCACGGCTGGCGCGGGTCGGCGCGTGCTGGCCGGCGAACCAGCCGGCCACCGTTCCGACCAGCGCATCGGCTTCCGCGGCGACGTCACGCACGCTCAGCTCGGCGCTCAAACGCAGATCCGTGAGCGCTCTGCCCAGATCCTCCCGACTGCCGACCCTGTCCGGGCGTACGGTCTCCGACATCCTCGTCCCTCCGTTTTCGCAGGTCAGCGTATCGGAATACGTATCGACTTGGCTTTCAGGCGTTCTTGGCGCGCGTGGCCGCCGGCAGGCGCGACACGATGACCCTATCCACAACCCGAGGAGTCCGACGTGCTTGCCAACGATCAGTCGCCCACCGACGTACACGATCACCCGTACTCCGCCCAGCCGCCCCGTCTGCACGCGGTCGCGGCACCGCCGCGGCCGACCCTCTCGGCACGCGAAGTGGAGGTGCTTCTGGCGTGGCTGCGTGCCACGTCGAAGGAGGAGGCCGCACAGGAACTGTTCATCAGCGCGGCGACGGTGAGCACCCACATCCTGCGAATCCGCGCCAAGTACGCGGCGGTCGGTCGTCCGGCGAAACGCAAGGCCGCGCTCTTCGCCCGGGCGGTACAGGACGGGTACACCACACTCGACGAGTGGTGATCGGCTCGCCTGTCGCGCGCAGTCCGATCCCCGGCGCCCCCTGGACCGACGCCGGCGCATGCTCGGGCCCACAGGCTCAGGGTCCGCGGAGTCGAGACCGCCGTCGCCGTCGAAAATCGCGGCCGCCCTATAGTTGGGTGACGCCACTTCGCTTCCCAGGAGGACCGATGTCCGACTTCACCGACAAGCTCAAGGCGAAGGCTGAGGCCGTTTCCGCCGCGATCGACAACGAGTTGACCGTGCTCGAGGGCGCCGGTGGAGACGATCCCCTGGCCCATCACGACGAGGACGACGACACCGCCGTCGTCGAGCCGACCTCCGACGACTGACGGACAGCCCTGCTGGTATCACGCCGGCCGGGACCGGCGGGACAGATTCTGGCCCAACCGGACCATGAGGGCGTCGAGCGCGAACTTCGGCTTCACGTTCTGGTCGAGCGCCTCGCGGCATTCCAGGACCGCTTCGACACAGCAGAGCAGCTTCTCCGGCGAGGCGTAGGAGGCCATTCGCGATGACACGTCGGCCACCCTGTCCGGGTGCATCATCGTCACCGTCGCTCCGGTCGACAGCGTCAGCGCATCCCGGAACAGGGCGGCCAGGTCGACGAGAGCGCGGTCGAGGTTGTCCCGCACGATGCGGGTGTGCCGCGCCTTCTGCCGGCGCTCCAGGTCTTTGATCGGTCCGGCGCTCCCGCGCGGGGGCCGCGCCGTGCCCTTTCCGGTACCGCCGGCGCCGAGCGCCGTCATCAGTTCGGCCATCTCCGGTTCGTTGAGTTCGGCGGCGATCTCGTCGGCCACCTTTTTCGCAGCGCTCACCAGAGCTTCTCCCGCCGCGTACATCTCACCCTCGCGCACAGCCGCACTCGCCAGGGCCAGCGCCTGGTCGCGTTGCGCTCGGGCGTGTTCGTCCGTCGCGAGACGCCGCGCGCGGCCGATGTGACCGCCGGAGACGCTCGCCGCCCACTCGGCACGCTCGGGATCGATGGCGTCGCGCCGGATCAGCACCTGAGCCACGTCGGCGGCGGACGGCGCGGTCAACGCCACGTGACGGCAGCGCGATCGCAGGGTCACCGAGATGTCCTCGGGCGAGACCGACGGTGCGCAGAGCAGGAACAGCGTCCGATCGGGAGGCTCCTCCACCGCCTTCAAGAGCGCATTGGCGCCGTGCTCGGTGAGGCGGTCGGCGTCCTCGACGATCACGATCTGCCAGCGACCGGTGGTCGGCCGGCGAGCAGCGAGGCGCACGATGTCGCGGATCTGCGCCACCGAGATGGAGATCCCCTCGGGCACGATGTGCCGCACGTCCCCGTGCGTCCCCGCCAGGATCGTCGTGCACGCCCGGCATTCGCCACAGCCGACGACGTCGGGGTCCGTGCATTGCAGCGCCGCGGCGAAACTCGTGGCCGCGACCGAACGTCCGCTGCCCGCAGGCCCGGTGAACAGCCACGAATGCGTCATCGCCGATCCACCGGTCCCGTCGGTTCCGTTCAGACCGGCCGGCACCAGGTCGTCCCCGAACATCGAGACGGCGCCGTCCGCCACCCGCTCCAGCTCGGCGGCGATGCCGCGAGCAGCGCGGGCGGCCGCGGTCAGGTCGGCCGCCACCGTCTCCTGCCCGATCAGTCCCTCGAAGACATTGGTCACAGTGACCAGGGTAAGTCCCTGCTCAGACATCGCCTCTCCCGGCAAAGCGTTTAACTCTTGCAAGCACCCCGGTACCTTGGTTCTGTGGTGCAGCATCGGTCGCGACTCTCGAAGGCAGCGCATACCCTGCGCTGGCTGTCGCACACGCCGTGGCCGATCCTCGCCCTGGACATGTTGCGCGCCAACCTTATCGGCGCCCTGTTCACCTTCGCGTTCCTGCGCTTCGGCATGCCTGAGCCGGACGCCATCGCACTGAACGAGATCAGCGCCCAGAACCAGGCGTTCTTCATCGGCTATCTGATGGCCGCCATCGTGATCGGCGCCCTGGCGTCGATCCAGCTGTCGATGCCGGTGCTGATCTGGCATCGTCGGCGGACCCGACTCGACGACGAAGCGGCCCGCCGGCGCGCCCTCCAGCTGCCCTGGCTGCTGACCTTCGTCAACGTCGGACTGTGGCTGATCGGTGGGGTGCTGCTGGCCGCACTCAACCTCCGCGAGTCGGGAAAGGCCGCGATCCTGGTGGCGATCGCGAGCGCCGTGGGTGCTCTGGTGACAGCCATCCTGAGCTTCCAGCAGTCCGAGAAGGTGCTACGCCCCATCACGGTGGCCGCGATGGCCAACCATCCCGAATCGGCCTCGGCACCGGGCATTACCCTCCGGATCGGGGTCTTCTGGGCGATCACCGTGGCACTGCCGATGTCGGTGATCCTTTTTCTGATCATCCTGCAGCGGACCGACGTGATCGACGCCACCTCGGCTGATCTGGAGCGTCCGATCATCTGGATGGCGGTGGCGTCCATCATCATCGGCCTGCTCGCCTTCGTGCGACTGGTCCGTTCGATCACCGATCCGATCAAGCAGCTGCGCACGGCGCTGAGCCAGGTGCGCGCGGGCAACCTGAACGTCGCGGTGAAGATCTACGACGGCAACGATCTCGGACTGCTGCAGGCCGGG harbors:
- a CDS encoding acyl-CoA dehydrogenase family protein, coding for MTNALFEPSDRAEEYRRRLLDFMETRIYPNESVYEQQMRESADPHASPQILLDLKKEAKAAGLWNLFHPHPDWGPGLTNLEYAHLAEIMGRVVWAPEVFNCNAPDTGNMEVLTLFGNDEHKDRYLRPLLDGEIASAFAMTEPAVASSDATNVELRMERDGDEYVLNGRKWFASNAVRPDCRVLIVMGKTDPSAPTHRQQSMMVVPTDAPGLTIVRNLPVFGYVDRESHGELVFENVRVPASDVLKGEGEGFAIAQARLGPGRIHHCMRTIGMAERALELLCARATRRVTFGAPLADRANIQDWIAEARIDIEMVRLLTLKAAHMMDTVGNKAAATEIAAIKVAAPNVALKIIDRAIQVHGGAGVTDDFPLAMAYAHIRTLRLADGPDEVHKRAIARRELRPYRDAAAVPEAVAGVSDDALSARY
- a CDS encoding SDR family oxidoreductase translates to MDVAGRVAVVTGGGAGIGAAIAGALVERGVRVVVTDIDADAVEEVAAGLDRRTPGAVAALSGDASSAAHIDAAVALAEERFGAVSLYFANAGIAGGPGLEATDEQWSAALDVNVLAHVRAARRLVPEWISRGEGYFVSTASAAGLLTQLGSATYSVTKHAAVGFAEWLAVTYGDQGIRVSCLCPMGVDTRLLRPGDIDDDSSAQLMQRAVESAGEVLTPEQVADDVMAGIADERFLILPHPEVLTMYRHKGSDYDRWLRGMRRLHQGLAESGRGE
- a CDS encoding PLDc N-terminal domain-containing protein, with protein sequence MPYLGILVLLVWIVALIDLITADEHRIRHLPKLVWLLIVLLLPLVGSIIWFAAGRPERATAAAPPRPTGMPEYERPEYREALARRDDEEVRRKVRERAEEQRRRAREAEGRRSADDPD
- a CDS encoding Rv2578c family radical SAM protein — its product is MRWAGQSADADDGGLPGLDRAGLVRTVQTPEFAGITFHEVLAKSALNKLPDGAQLPFKYTVNTMRGCSHACRYCFARPTHEYLDLNPADDFDSQLVVKLNVAAVLRKELRRKSWQRETVALGTNTDPYQRAEGRYRLMPGVIRALAESGTGMSILTKGTLLRRDLPLLRAARHAVDVQVGISLAMLDDDLRKQLDPGAPSPRARLDLIAALADAGFTPHVMVAPVIPYLTDDASQLDDLLAALADAGASRVTAFPLHLRGSTRGVFLEWLGQTHPALLRRYRSLYGRGGYVRPEYSARLREKMTPLVARHGLARPAPADTAAAAPAADSTPREPALTLF
- a CDS encoding LLM class F420-dependent oxidoreductase, with the protein product MDLRIFTEPQQGATYDDLLRIARATEDLGFDAFFRSDHYLAMNTDGLPGPTDAWLTLAALAVQTERIRLGTLVTSATFRHPGQLAIQVAQTDQMSGGRVELGLGAGWFAEEHAAYGIPFPVVGERFTRLEETFDIVTGLWDLPEGETFDYAGECLRVENSPGLPKPAQRPRPPIIVGGTGPRRTPALAAKYASEFNVPFVDTGKAAEMYERVGDACEAAGRRRDDLVYSAALVLCVGRTQEEFVRRAAAIGREPDELRENGVAGTVDEAVAAIERFRSTGASRIYLQVLDLSDVDHLELVASQVAPQLA
- a CDS encoding nSTAND1 domain-containing NTPase, which produces MSETVRPDRVGSREDLGRALTDLRLSAELSVRDVAAEADALVGTVAGWFAGQHAPTRASREMFERVLAVCGVAEPDEREAWWSAVERTSKRRGRRRPPVPSPYRGFESFTEGDGDRFFGRDEVIERMVTLVRLRAAGLPVPDDGQSGPESPASGLHGAVVVVGASGAGKSSLVRAGLVAQTRDGAALSGMPSALMVPGDRPGPALESALESLGDAAGPALLVVDQFEELWTQTEPPVRAAFFTKLSEALAGRALVPVIALRADFYASAAEVPGLAEAFGQAQVVVPRMTEAQLREVIVKPAEGAGAVVDDDLVTLLLEDLAAPGTGGRVDAGVLPLLSHALRATWEQSDGRRLTVADYVKTGRIGGAVEQTAEEVYDDLPAEEQEIARELLLAMVNVDEDAVTRRPLCTAELSGEPAHRVVEAFADARLFTLTASQVQVTHEALLSAWPRLTGWIDADRERLLLQRRLRGLSELWEADGRPDDLLPGGARLEMFRPLLDDGDEAVVDRSQREFLEAGYARAAANEAVERGRARKLRRFAWSAAIFGLVAVIAAVVAVVAGQSAVDQRNEAERSRNETLSRQLAIQANQMVDRDPFLAGQLAMVAYRQAPTVEARSTLIDTMARGVPDRFPGAGGSLLLARSGSLLAAASGSGQVRLFRLGEHGIDEQIGDFSAVDPADPHLGGVAVAPDGETLYLGGRGRIDVWNIADAAAPVKKGSLPDVRGDANALAISPDGSYLAAAELGAGLQVWRLAGDGGRPVTIDGDTGDVAGAVAFSPDSRALASSTANQRLDFWTVDGDRLQHTAELDLGWRGNQLAQGLAYSPDGKKVYAALRSRTVDVLDVADPAAPRVERRLDGHTSYVSALALSDDGATLVSAGADNSVLVHQLNDPAAAPRALPTAANSSAVALAGQNVVVASDDGRVQDWPPATDRFTVGNKTVFQIPFESSSGRLLAADTELDGRITQWRIGPDGPERAGPDLPPPPGVVFAGSVVQSADGATATLGSVSGTVYFADFSDPAEPRIVGSVDGHPGLNETVDYSPKTGIAVTGGTDQRVLTIFDASDPAAPKKIATYDPGAGVWWASLSPDGRRVAVATNTGQVRLLDMSDPAKPRAYPDPVAFGGSALAVRFDAEGNRLVATSEDKTAVVVDVSDPEKPRQIAEMSGPAGQLYSATFSPDGKRVVAGGANSEIWVWTIDDDGAREDVVLRSYPGTVFDVRFVSDDQILAAGQAGTVVAWQLDPKDLVDEVCARPGDHISRAEWDTYLPGVPYDPPC
- a CDS encoding LuxR C-terminal-related transcriptional regulator, which encodes MHAVAAPPRPTLSAREVEVLLAWLRATSKEEAAQELFISAATVSTHILRIRAKYAAVGRPAKRKAALFARAVQDGYTTLDEW
- a CDS encoding DNA polymerase III subunit delta' yields the protein MTNVFEGLIGQETVAADLTAAARAARGIAAELERVADGAVSMFGDDLVPAGLNGTDGTGGSAMTHSWLFTGPAGSGRSVAATSFAAALQCTDPDVVGCGECRACTTILAGTHGDVRHIVPEGISISVAQIRDIVRLAARRPTTGRWQIVIVEDADRLTEHGANALLKAVEEPPDRTLFLLCAPSVSPEDISVTLRSRCRHVALTAPSAADVAQVLIRRDAIDPERAEWAASVSGGHIGRARRLATDEHARAQRDQALALASAAVREGEMYAAGEALVSAAKKVADEIAAELNEPEMAELMTALGAGGTGKGTARPPRGSAGPIKDLERRQKARHTRIVRDNLDRALVDLAALFRDALTLSTGATVTMMHPDRVADVSSRMASYASPEKLLCCVEAVLECREALDQNVKPKFALDALMVRLGQNLSRRSRPA